The following are encoded together in the Bos javanicus breed banteng chromosome X, ARS-OSU_banteng_1.0, whole genome shotgun sequence genome:
- the NUDT11 gene encoding diphosphoinositol polyphosphate phosphohydrolase 3-beta isoform X2 has translation MKCKPNQTRTYDPEGFKKRAACLCFRSEREDEVLLVSSSRYPDRWIVPGGGMEPEEEPGGAAVREVFEEAGVKGKLGRLLGIFEQNQDRKHRTYVYVLTVTEILEDWEDSVSIGRKREWFKVEDAIKVLQCHKPVHAEYLQKLKLGGSPTNGNSVAPSPPEGDP, from the coding sequence ATGAAGTGCAAGCCGAACCAGACGCGGACCTACGACCCGGAGGGGTTCAAGAAGCGGGCGGCGTGCCTGTGCTTCCGGAGCGAGCGCGAGGACGAGGTGCTGTTAGTGAGTAGCAGTCGGTACCCGGACCGCTGGATCGTGCCGGGCGGGGGCATGGAGCCCGAGGAGGAGCCGGGCGGTGCGGCCGTCCGCGAGGTGTTTGAAGAAGCGGGAGTCAAGGGGAAGTTAGGCCGGCTCCTGGGCATTTTCGAGCAGAACCAAGATCGCAAGCACAGAACGTACGTGTATGTACTGACTGTCACTGAGATTCTGGAGGATTGGGAAGATTCGGTTAGCATTGGGAGGAAGCGAGAGTGGTTCAAAGTCGAAGATGCGATCAAGGTTCTCCAGTGCCACAAGCCCGTGCATGCCGAATATCTGCAAAAACTAAAGCTGGGCGGTTCCCCAACCAATGGAAACTCCGTGGCCCCGTCCCCGCCGGAGGGCGATCCCTAG
- the NUDT11 gene encoding diphosphoinositol polyphosphate phosphohydrolase 3-beta isoform X1, with product MKCKPNQTRTYDPEGFKKRAACLCFRSEREDEVLLVSSSRYPDRWIVPGGGMEPEEEPGGAAVREVFEEAGVKGKLGRLLGIFEQNQDRKHRTYVYVLTVTEILEDWEDSVSIGRKREWFKVEDAIKVLQCHKPVHAEYLQKLKLGGSPTNGNSVAPSPPEGDP from the exons ATGAAGTGCAAGCCGAACCAGACGCGGACCTACGACCCGGAGGGGTTCAAGAAGCGGGCGGCGTGCCTGTGCTTCCGGAGCGAGCGCGAGGACGAGGTGCTGTTAGTGAGTAGCAGTCGGTACCCGGACCGCTGGATCGTGCCGGGCGGGGGCATGGAGCCCGAGGAGGAGCCGGGCGGTGCGGCCGTCCGCGAGGTGTTTGAAGAAGCGGGAGTCAAGGGGAAGTTAGGCCGGCTCCTGGGCATTTTCGAGCAGAACCAAGATCGCAAGCACAGAACGTACGTGTATGTACTGACTGTCACTGAGATTCTGGAGGATTGGGAAGATTCGGTTAGCATTGGGAGGAAGCGAGAGTGGTTCAAAGTCGAAGATGCGATCAAGGTTCTCCAGTGCCACAAGCCCGTGCATGCCGAATATCTGCAAAAACTAAAGCTGGGCGGTTCCCCAACCAATGGAAACTCCGTGGCCCCGTCCCCGCCGGAGGGCGATCCCTA A